The genomic DNA CACCACAAGAGCAAATAATTTTTGAAATGATTAATCTCTTTGGGTTCAATGGTCTTTGGCAATCTTGGCAAAATTTAGCGGAAATGGGATTTTTATGCCCGCAAACACAAACAATTTGTGAATTTTCCTTTTTTATGTTTGCTCCACATTCAATACAAAAAGAATCATTAATATCATTTAAAGTAGAACAGACACACAATACTGCCATATCGGGTAGATTACCATAATTTTTCAAAGGTAAACCACAATTTCTGCAAAATTGAGCATTGCTTTCATTTTCTTCACCACAAAAACAAAAAATAGAATCATTAAATTCCAAATTAAAATTACTGTAATTGCTATTTTCATATACAATATTTTTGTTCAACTGCTTTCCACACATTTCACAGAATATATTTTCCTTGGAATTGATTGCACCGCAGTCGCATAGAACATTCTCCAAATTGAATTTTGGTTTGGATTTGTTCTTTAAAATTTTAGCTAATTTGCCTTGTGCTCTTTTTGTTCCACACATATAACAAAATTCGTTGCTTACATCATTTATGTATCCGCAGTGGCAAATTTCATATTTAAAATCATCACGTTTGCTTAAAATATATGGTGAAAAATCAATGGAAAAATTAAAAAACCCAATATTATGTATTGGGGGTGTAAAAACATGAGATTCTTCTTTTTCTGTGTTAAATGTTTTACATCCGCATTCCGGACAATACGGATCATTTGGAAGAATCCTATGACCGCATTTTTTACAGTAATTTTCTAAAGTCATGTTATATCTTAGTTTTTAGACAATGATTGAATTTCCTTAACTACTTTAGATAATACTTCTTCGCCTAATCCTTCAATGTATTTGATGGATCCAGCGCATTCGTGACCTCCACCATCAATACCTGCTTGAGGCACTAACTCTATCATTTTGGATACAATTTCATTTACATTGAAACCATACTGTTCGTTGACTGCATCAGTAGCTCTGAATACTCCGAAATCAGGACCGTGGCCTAAAGTCACAATAGGTTTGTCTTCACCTAACTCCTGTTTTACACTATCATGGACAAAACCACATGTTTTACCTGGAGCAGGGAATGTAAATTTATGTGCATATTTTTCAACATCAATAAGGTTAAAGTAGATTCCATTTTCAAGTTGGGTTCTTTTGATATTTGGAAGTGCTGCTTTAAGTTGAGTATCAACTCTTTTTTGATATTCTTTATACAATGCATTAATCATTTTTTCATGCTTATCAATATTGTCAACAGCCAAAATAGTGTCCATTATTCCTCTACCGTTCATGAATCTTAAGAAGTATGCTTCAAAGTCGACACATTCAGCGATTTTAGCCAAATGTTCCTTTTCAAATCCTTTTTGACTTGCAAGTTCCAAGTACTGGACAACTTCACCACATTCTGCCTTATCTCCTAATGCTGCAATAGCAGGTAAATGTTTAATTGTTTCAGTTACATTCGGATTAATTAAATGTGCAACTTCTGTTGCAAGGGCACCTGCAGTTAATTGTGAATCTCCACCAACTAGATATGGATTTACATGACAGTCAACATATTCATCAACTGCAACAGTAGCTCCATAAATTTCACCATCTCTTTCATCTTTAGTGAGCAATTCACCTGGAGAGTGGTGGTCTATTACAACAACTTCAATATCATAAATTTTAGCTTGCATCAATGCAACAATATCCTCTTCTGTTGATCCGTTATCTAAAAGAACAATTAAAGGCAATTTCTGACCATGTCTTTCTTGGTCTTCCAATGCAAAGGACAAATCTTTAACTACATCTTCAAGCTCATAGAAAGGAGCCTTACTTGGAGACCTTTTGAAATAGTAATATTGAGCATCATTGCTTGGATTTAATTTTTCGATTAATGGAATAATAGCTTTTTCCATTGCAACACCAGAACATATACCATCTGCATCATTATGATGTCTGAGTAAAATTGTTCTACCATCAAGAATAGCTCTTCTAATTTTTTGTGCTGCTTCTCTCATCTTCGGTTTAAGTCTGTTTAAAATATCACTTTCGACTAAGAAATCAACATGTTGTGGTTCGGCTTTCTTGTTTAATGCATCATCAATTAATTTATGTAACTTGGCAGTGTTTTCTTCATTAAGTTTTACCATTGAAGATGACTCAATTTGTTTTTTACCACCATGTTCGTTGACTTCACCTACAACCTGTACTGCATCACCAAGTTCAATTTCAGGATATGATCTTTCACCAGCCTTATCAAAAGCAGCAATTTCAATAGTTGCAGTCTCATCACTGACTATGAAAATTGTAGGACCAGAAGTTTGTTGAATTTGTTGAACTTCACCATCAATTCTAACCATTCTACCTTTTCTAACTTCAAGATCACCAATCAAAGTTCTAGGGAATGTTTTAGTTAATTTTTTAAGGTTATAAGATTCCACATGAGCAGGAGCCAAATCTATTTTTCTTTCTCTTGATTTGATTGCTGTGACATATACAATTACATCATCACCAACATTATATCCAAAGTTGTCTCCTCTCATTAATCCCCAAACATTATTATTTAAAGTTACAAAGGCACCATATTTTTCGACTCTGGTAATCCTTCCTTTATATAACTTGTCTTTATCCATATCCCTCATTTGGCATAATGAATCTAAGACATAAACATCACGGGTTGCACTTCTGCGAGCTTCAAATTTATCATGCTTAGCTTTTTCCAATTTTCTTTTTTCTTCACAGCTAGCACATAAATCATGCTGATCGCTAATTGACTTACCACAGTCTCTGCACACATTAATTTGACCTGTTCCATGACAATGAGGACATTCTTCGAAAACTTCCACTTGACCTTTTCCATTACATACTTCACATGGGACGTCTTCATCGCCACCTAAGTCAAATTTTGCTTTTGCATTGCTGTTTACTCCTTTAAAGTGTTTACCCACATTAAAAGCATCATCTTCATAACCTGTTCCACCACAGGCATCACATTCTTTATAGTCCACTACTACTGAACCTCTTCCTTTACATTTTGGACATTTTGTCTTCATTATAAAAACCCCTTGTTATATAACAAAATTTTGTTGTTTGAATAAGTCTGAATTATTATTAACTATTGCATTACTTTCATTTTGATATTGTGTAGCTTCATACATCAAATCATTAGCTTGTGAAGCATAATTTGTACCAGTATAATTTGAATAAACTTTAAAGCAATCAATAGCTTCTTTTAAATTATTAACAGCATCTATTTTTAATTCCAATTCTCGAATAACAATATCAATATAATCTTCCTGAATATCATTTATATCTGAAGAGAATTTATTTTGAATATTTTTTAGTTTATTTAAACTATTATTATAGTTATCTCCTGCAGAATTAGCCTTATCCATTGCATCATTAAAGCTTTTACCATTAACTAACAGTACAGCTTCATTATAATCATTATCTCCATTGACAATAGCATCACTGATATCTGGCATGGATTTATTGATACTATCCATTGAACTATCAATATAAAAAATAGCTGCAGAAATGAATAGTAAAACTGAAATAAAAATTATTAATTTACTATAACTAGACACGATATTAAATATATGAAAAGATATTATTAAAATTTTTCATAAAAAGCATAGTTTTTAAAAAAAATAAACTATTATAAAAAAATAAAAAAAGAAAGTTTAAAAATTATTTTTAAACTTATTCACTGGACCAAAGTCCGTGTAAATTACAGAATGCGTATGCTACTGCATCAGCAGCTTTGTCTGCACCAACAGTGAAAGTTGCTTCTGCAGCTTCACCAGGTTTAAAGCATTTTGCATATAATTCTGAACCTGCTTCAACAGCGACAAATTGGATGTAATGATCATCATCCATAGGATGAGCAGCTTCTCCAACTTTTACAGTTAAGTTGTCACCATCAATTTCTACTACAGGTTTGTGTTTAGGAGATTTTTCTCCTTCAGTTTGTACAGGGATTTTGAGAATATCTGGGCTGCAAACTTCTCCTTCACCTTTAACAAACATTCCTAAGATACTTCCGCATTTGTCACATTTTACAAAATTTGCCATATATAAACATCTCCAATAAATAGATTATTTAATATATTTTATATTATAATATAAATAACTATGCTTATTGCGGATTGTTTTCATAATAATTTGCAATAGCAGCTTGAAGACCATCAGCAGCAAGGTTTGAACAGTGCATTTTAACTGGTGGAAGACCATCTAATTCTTCTGCAACATCATTTCTTGAGATTTTTAATGCTTCTTCTAAAGTTTTTCCAACTGCAATTTCAGTAATCATACTACTGGTTGCAATTGCTGCACCACATCCGAAGGTTTGGAATGAAATGTCTTGAATAACATTATCTTCAACTTTGATATAAATTGTCATTAAATCTCCACAGGTTGGGTTTCCAACTGTTCCAACTCCGTTTGCATCTTCCATTTTCCTACAGTTTCTTGGATTTGCAAAATGATCCATTACTTTTTCTGAATAATCCATACTTAACACCTTTTACAACTATCTTTATTTCCTTTTTTACACATTACACCATCGTAATCAATTTCTTGATTCCAAAGTGGGGACATTTCTCTTAATCTTGCAACTGCTTCTGCAACAGTATTAACAAATTCATCAACATCAAAATTATCACTTTCAGGAGCGAGTGATATTCTAAGGGATCCATGAACATCTACAGGATCTAATCCTAATGCGGTTAAAACTGGGGATGCTTCTAATGTATTAGAAGAACATGCTGATCCAGTTGAAGCTTGATAACCTTTTGCATCAAGTAATAAAATTAAAGATTCACCTTCGATAGCTTTGAATCTGAAATTAAGTAAGTTAGGTAATCTTTTTTCTGCATCACCATTTAAGTAAGCTTCAGGAATTGTATTTAATATTTTTTCAGAAATTTCATTTCTGATTGAGATTAATTTTTCATAGTGTTCATCAAGTTGTGTTGCTGCAAGTTCGCATGCTTTTCCGAATCCGACGATTCCAGGAACATTTTCAGTACCTGAACGGATTCCTTTTTCTTGACCTCCACCATGGATTAAAGGTTCTACACGAGTACCTTTTCTAATATATAATGCTCCAACACCTTTTGGACCATTAATTTTGTGGGAAGATAAAGCAAGTAAATCAACATTTAATTTCTCAACATCCACTTCAATCTTACCAAAAGTTTGAACCGCATCAGTGTGGAATTTAATTCCTTTTTCACGTGCGATTTTACCAATTTCTTCAATTGGTTGGATAGTTCCAAGTTCATTGTTACCGTGCATAATACTAATTAAAATTGTTTCATCAGTAATTGCTTCTTTCAAATCTTCAATTTTGATAATACCATTTTCATAAACTGGTAAGTAAGTTACTTTAAAATCTAAAGATTCTAAGAATTGAGTAGTTCTTTTAACAGCAGGGTGTTCGATTTCAGTTGTGATTATATGTTTACCTTTTTTTGCTAATTTGAAAGCAATACCTTTAATTGCTAAATTATCTGACTCTGATCCACCACTGGTGAAATAAATTTCTTCAGGTTTTGCATTAATTGCATCAGCAACTCTTTGACGAGCTAAATCTAATGCTTTTTTGGATTCACGACCAATTTTGTAAAGAGTAGATGGATTTCCATACACATCAACAAAATATGGTTTCATTTCTTCAAAAACTTCTTGGCTAACTTGTGTAGTAGCTGAGTTATCTAAATACATACATTATCTCCCAATTGTATCAATATTAAAAAATTTTATGTTAAAATATAATATACATCAAGTTATATAAACTTGATGTGAGTTAATAGTAACCAAACTTATATTTTATCTAAAGCTTGAGTTAAATCTGCGATTAAATCATCAGCATCTTCTAATCCAATAGAGAGTCTGATGAAATCAGGTGTTACTCCAGTAGCTGCTTGTTCTTCTGGAGTTAATTGTTGGTGAGTAGTACTTGCAGGGTGAATTGCGAGACTTTTTGCATCACCAATGTTTGCAAGGATTGAGAATAATTCTAAGTTCTCAATAACTTTTTTACCTGCTTCTTCTCCACCTTCAACACCAAATCCCAAGATACCTGCAAAGTGATCTTTTAAGTATTTTTTGTTAGTTTCATAGGTAGGGTGTGATTCTAATCCCGGATAGTTTACCCAATTAACTTTAGGATGTGATTCTAAGAATTTAGCTACTTTAAGAGCATTTTCAGAATGTCTTTTTACACGTACATCTAAGCTTTCAAGTCCTTGTAAGAATATGAAACTGTGTACAGGTGCTTGGGTTGCTCCTAAATCTCTTAATAATCTTGCTCTGATTCTTACAGTGAAAGCGAGGTTTCCAAGTTCTGGAACATCTCCGAATGCATCCCAAAATACTAATCCATGGTAACTTGGATCTGGTTTTGTGAAGTTATCAAATTTACCATTACCCCAGTTGAATTTACCTGAGTCTACAATGTATCCTCCAACAGCAGTTCCGTGACCACCGACATATTTGGTTGCAGATGCTGCAATTACATCAGCTCCGTGTAATAATGGTCTTACTAAACCTACACCAACAGTGTTGTCCACGATTAATGGAATGTCATGAGAGTGTGCGATTTCTGCTAATGCTTCAAAGTCAGGTACATCTAATTTTGGGTTACCTATGGATTCAACATAGATTGCTTTGGTTTTTTCATCAATAGCATCTTCGAAAGCTTGTAAATCTTGAGAGTTTACGAATTTAACTTCACGTGCTAAATCTTTGAATGTGTAATTGAATAATTGGTAAGTTCCACCGTAAAGGTTATCCGCAGAAACAATGTTGTCTCCAGGGCTGGTTACATTTAAAATTGCATATGAAATTGCTGCAAGACCACTTGCAGTTGAAATACCTGAATTACCGCCTTCGATAGCTGCAATTCTTGCTTCAAATACATCACTGGTAGGATTGGTAAGTCTGGAATAAATTTGACCAAACTCTTGAAGGGCGAATCTCCTAGCAGCTTCACCTGCATCTTTAAATACGTATGAAGTAGTCTGATAAATAGGAACTGCTTGAGCTCCAGTAGCAGGATCTGGTTGTTGACCTGCACGTACACCTAATGTTGCTAAACCATAATCTTTATTAGTCATTAATAATCACCTTAATTAATTTAATTTTAATAATTTTGTAAATATTTCGCACGTTATATTCACTATATAACAATAGTTATTTTTTATATATAAAGTTTTTGGCATACCTAAATTTTAAGATACCAAAAAAATAACTATAACTCATGTTATAATATAACATATGTTATTCATTAATATATAAAGTTTTTGGCATACCTAAATTTTAAAATGTCAAAAAATAATCATGAAACATATCTTTATATATAACACAGTTATTCACCAATATATAAAGTTTTTGTTAACCTAAATTTTTAAATTTAGAAATAATATAACTATTGTTATATAATATAAATTAAGATATTATTAGTATATAAAGATTACTCTCTAAAAATTAAAAAATACAACAACAATACCATAGGTTATATTGAATAAAAATAAACTTTTAAAGAAAGAATTGAAAAATAATCAAATATAATACATAAATTTTATACTAAAAATAATCAAATCAATATATTAAACCTAAAATTGAAAAAAATATAAAAAAGTAAGAGAAATTAATTCTCTTAATCGTTAATATCATAACCTAATGCTTGAAGGTCATCT from Methanobrevibacter sp. includes the following:
- the nifU gene encoding Fe-S cluster assembly scaffold protein NifU — its product is MDYSEKVMDHFANPRNCRKMEDANGVGTVGNPTCGDLMTIYIKVEDNVIQDISFQTFGCGAAIATSSMITEIAVGKTLEEALKISRNDVAEELDGLPPVKMHCSNLAADGLQAAIANYYENNPQ
- a CDS encoding desulfoferrodoxin, producing the protein MANFVKCDKCGSILGMFVKGEGEVCSPDILKIPVQTEGEKSPKHKPVVEIDGDNLTVKVGEAAHPMDDDHYIQFVAVEAGSELYAKCFKPGEAAEATFTVGADKAADAVAYAFCNLHGLWSSE
- a CDS encoding zinc ribbon domain-containing protein, producing MTLENYCKKCGHRILPNDPYCPECGCKTFNTEKEESHVFTPPIHNIGFFNFSIDFSPYILSKRDDFKYEICHCGYINDVSNEFCYMCGTKRAQGKLAKILKNKSKPKFNLENVLCDCGAINSKENIFCEMCGKQLNKNIVYENSNYSNFNLEFNDSIFCFCGEENESNAQFCRNCGLPLKNYGNLPDMAVLCVCSTLNDINDSFCIECGANIKKENSQIVCVCGHKNPISAKFCQDCQRPLNPKRLIISKIICSCGEVNDWDTEFCPNCGKNIKKMFLMKNSLRNTVKSLKNRFR
- a CDS encoding DHH family phosphoesterase; this encodes MKTKCPKCKGRGSVVVDYKECDACGGTGYEDDAFNVGKHFKGVNSNAKAKFDLGGDEDVPCEVCNGKGQVEVFEECPHCHGTGQINVCRDCGKSISDQHDLCASCEEKRKLEKAKHDKFEARRSATRDVYVLDSLCQMRDMDKDKLYKGRITRVEKYGAFVTLNNNVWGLMRGDNFGYNVGDDVIVYVTAIKSRERKIDLAPAHVESYNLKKLTKTFPRTLIGDLEVRKGRMVRIDGEVQQIQQTSGPTIFIVSDETATIEIAAFDKAGERSYPEIELGDAVQVVGEVNEHGGKKQIESSSMVKLNEENTAKLHKLIDDALNKKAEPQHVDFLVESDILNRLKPKMREAAQKIRRAILDGRTILLRHHNDADGICSGVAMEKAIIPLIEKLNPSNDAQYYYFKRSPSKAPFYELEDVVKDLSFALEDQERHGQKLPLIVLLDNGSTEEDIVALMQAKIYDIEVVVIDHHSPGELLTKDERDGEIYGATVAVDEYVDCHVNPYLVGGDSQLTAGALATEVAHLINPNVTETIKHLPAIAALGDKAECGEVVQYLELASQKGFEKEHLAKIAECVDFEAYFLRFMNGRGIMDTILAVDNIDKHEKMINALYKEYQKRVDTQLKAALPNIKRTQLENGIYFNLIDVEKYAHKFTFPAPGKTCGFVHDSVKQELGEDKPIVTLGHGPDFGVFRATDAVNEQYGFNVNEIVSKMIELVPQAGIDGGGHECAGSIKYIEGLGEEVLSKVVKEIQSLSKN
- a CDS encoding O-acetylhomoserine aminocarboxypropyltransferase/cysteine synthase; protein product: MTNKDYGLATLGVRAGQQPDPATGAQAVPIYQTTSYVFKDAGEAARRFALQEFGQIYSRLTNPTSDVFEARIAAIEGGNSGISTASGLAAISYAILNVTSPGDNIVSADNLYGGTYQLFNYTFKDLAREVKFVNSQDLQAFEDAIDEKTKAIYVESIGNPKLDVPDFEALAEIAHSHDIPLIVDNTVGVGLVRPLLHGADVIAASATKYVGGHGTAVGGYIVDSGKFNWGNGKFDNFTKPDPSYHGLVFWDAFGDVPELGNLAFTVRIRARLLRDLGATQAPVHSFIFLQGLESLDVRVKRHSENALKVAKFLESHPKVNWVNYPGLESHPTYETNKKYLKDHFAGILGFGVEGGEEAGKKVIENLELFSILANIGDAKSLAIHPASTTHQQLTPEEQAATGVTPDFIRLSIGLEDADDLIADLTQALDKI
- the nifS gene encoding cysteine desulfurase NifS, translating into MYLDNSATTQVSQEVFEEMKPYFVDVYGNPSTLYKIGRESKKALDLARQRVADAINAKPEEIYFTSGGSESDNLAIKGIAFKLAKKGKHIITTEIEHPAVKRTTQFLESLDFKVTYLPVYENGIIKIEDLKEAITDETILISIMHGNNELGTIQPIEEIGKIAREKGIKFHTDAVQTFGKIEVDVEKLNVDLLALSSHKINGPKGVGALYIRKGTRVEPLIHGGGQEKGIRSGTENVPGIVGFGKACELAATQLDEHYEKLISIRNEISEKILNTIPEAYLNGDAEKRLPNLLNFRFKAIEGESLILLLDAKGYQASTGSACSSNTLEASPVLTALGLDPVDVHGSLRISLAPESDNFDVDEFVNTVAEAVARLREMSPLWNQEIDYDGVMCKKGNKDSCKRC